The following DNA comes from Flavisolibacter ginsenosidimutans.
CGCCGACCCGCTACGACGCCAAAAAAACACACAACTGTACCCTCCTCTGGTTGTTATGTTATCCCTCTAAAAAGGATTCTATGAAATGGATTTGCGCTTTTGTTTGCACAAGGGCTTTTTGTGGCTTTCGTTTAAGGGTTTTCAATAAAGCGCTTAATTATTTGAACACACGCCTGCGTTTTTACGAGGTCCTTTTTACCTTGACACCGGATTTCATAGACTAATCTTTTTTTCGGCCCTGCGTGTTCATGCGGGGCTTTTTTATTACCGAATCCATGCAAGGCCTCGAATGCGGCAGTGTTCACCTAAATAACTTGTGCGTTAAATGCCTTTCCTTGTATTTTCTGTATCGCCACAGCCAACAGTAGTTCATTCAGGTTCATTTGGACTAAAAACAAGTGACAATGTGTGGAAGGCAGGGCAACGCTCATTTATCCCGGAAACAAAAGTGACTGTTCAACGAGCAGGTCAGGACACAAGGTGATAATCACCCGACCGCACGTCGTCAAGGCCAACAACGGTAACGCCGTAAATCGCCAGTCCGCAGCGTGCGTTTGGGCTTTCGTGGGGCAGCAGGGTGTTGTAATCGGTGCGGCTAATTTGCAGAAGACTGGGTTTTTCTTGGTGCTCACTTTTGTAGGCTATCACGGCACGTTCCAAACGTTGTTGCAGGGCTTGTGGGTACATTTTGGTAAAGATTTGGTGATGCGGAAAAGGGTATGCAAAACGGATGCTACGATTTTACCCGCTCGCCTACACGCAATGCAACATCCGGGGAATGAGCGGGTTGTACTCGCTCATCCTGACCGGTTTCACTACGCAGCTGGCTGCGCCAAAGCGAAGCGCCCGATTCATTTCTTCTACGTCGTTGGACGTGCTCCACACCACCACCGGAATTGTACAAAAGCGAGGCGTGAGCTTTAAACGCTTCAGCAGTTCAAACCCGGTCATGCCCGGCATGTTCACATCTGTGACAACAAGTACAGGCAGCTCGCCGCTTTCTTTTACACTGAACAAGTACTGCAAAAAGGGTTCGACGGACGAAAAGGCAAAAACAGGTTCTATTCCAGCGGCTTCGAAGGCGTCTCGGAGCAAGCCCCGGTCATCGGGGTCGTCGTCGACAATCACAACACGAAAAGCAATCATTTGGATGGCTTGTTTGAAAGAGAAAATAAGCAAGTTTTTCAGACCGTCAAAGCGTTTGTGGATAAGTAAACAAAGAAAGAATAGTGTCCGGCTGGATTAAACCCAAAAATGAGCCCCCTGATAAACAGAGGGGCTAACTGAGATGGTAGTTCGATTGGCCAACAGCCAAAGTGAATATAGCATACAACGGCCAAACCCAAGCTCAACAGGGAGATTTCATTTTGTGCCTGCGATTCCCGCACAGCCGGCAGTCTTTGCTAATGTTCCCCTTTCTTGCAACCAAGGAGCAGCCCTTCCTCTTTAAGCTTTCCCAATGCGTCCTGTATGACGTGCAGGTTGCCGTCTTTGATGCCTCTGAGCGAAAGGGGCTTTTCATTTTCTATTACAAAACAAAGCTCCGTGGGCAGGTTTGCTACCGCCAGCTCCGGCCCGTGGAGTTGCGGCATAAGGATATACGTTTCCCCGTCCTGGTAAAGGTCAAAGGTGACGGGGTGTTGGCTGATAACATTACCGGCCCGCTTGTAAGGCACCTCGATGGTCAGGGTTGCGAGCTTCTTTTTCACGGTACAAGGGTTTAAACTGAGCGGTTGCAAGAGCAAAGAGAGTGCCCCAAAAGTGGCGTGAAGCAACCCTCACAGAAAAGAAAATGTGAAACTCGACGAACCCTGAGAGCGAAACAGTATTCAACGCACTTTATGCTCGTTTAAAAGAGTCCGCAACCGCCTTTGTCTAAGCGTATTTAAGCCAGCGTTCGGTGTGTTTAATTTTGGGCTTCAACAACCCGAAAACGTGTGCAGAATGAAACCGGTGAAAAACACAACCATCCTTTACATGGACGATGACGGAGACGACATCGAGTTATTGCGCGATGCGTTCCATTCGCTTGACCCCGCCTTTCGTCTTCTGGAAGCAAGCAACGGCGAAGAAGGACTTCAAAAACTTCACGCGTTAAAACAGAATGGTGCGCTTCCTTGCCTGATTGTACTCGATTTGAACATGCCCAAACTCGGTGGCCGCGAAACCCTTCGGCGCATCAAAGAAGACGGTTTTCTTTCGAAAATCCCGGTGGTTGTTTTCAGCACGTCTGACAGCGAAAAAGACAAAGGGCACTTTCAACGTGAAGCGGTTGAATACATCACCAAGCCCGTCGAATACGCCCTGTTTTTACAAGCCGCAAAACGCCTACTCAACTACTGCGAAAGTCAGGTTCAAATGTGAGGAAGGGCTGTTTGCTCTATTAGTTGCTGACAAAGAATTGAGGTTAGGCCAAGCTTCGCCAAAGCGTAGCGCAACAACCAGCGCGAACGCTTAGCTTACATCCTTAAAGAAAAAAGCCTCCGTTACGAGCGGAGGCCGGGCTGCGTTACGACGCCGGTTGGCTTACCCTTTTTTTGTTTCGGATTTGACTTTGACGCCGCTGTATTTTTTGTGTTTGGGACGAACGAGGTTGTGCACCTTTTGGGTCGGCGTGGAGGTTCTTTTCAGCTTCTTTTTGTGGTGCTTGTTTTCCACCTTTACTTTTTTGCCGGTGGCTTTGACTTCTGTTTGCGCCGAGGCGGCAAAACCAAGTGCAGAGAAGAAGAGCAGTGAAAGGAGAATCTTTTTCATAAAGAGGTTTTTTTGTCCAGCTATGCAAAGGAAGGGCCGGGCTCGTTGAAAAAAGGCCGCATAAAAATGCAGCCCGTAGTAAAATCCAATATCCTATGAAAAACCTGCGGCAAAGATGAGCGTCAAACAAATGAAGACAACCCCGGAATTCTCCCGAAATGCGTGTGAAAATCCACCGAAGCACTGGAATATCCTTACCGCTTCATTTCGGTTTAACTTCGAGGAAGCTTGCCTCTAATGGTTGGATAGAAAGCGAGAACGTTTTTGGCCGTTGTCTTGTTTGCCCCGAACCGGAACGCAAACGCATCATTAGCGCTTTGGCCGATGCCTTATTAAATTGGTGCATTACCAGCAATCAGTCCCGCACTTTTTCGCTGATGGAAACACTGGCTGTTGCCATAAGTGACAATGCCAATCAAGTGGCTTACGCCATTCGTGCCGAGCTTGATACCGCTACAGACAGAAGGGCTAATCCGTTTATTTATGAAACCTCAACAGCGAAAATTTTCCTTACGCCGTCTGTTTCCGGTTCCATTAAAGGAGTTTCATGAAATGCAAAAGCATTGGATGATGCGGCTGCATATCATGGATTGGCCAATTGAAATATGAGCATTAATTATGAAACTGATACGCATGGCGAATCTGTTTTTTTAATTCTTCCACTGATAGTGTGTCGATTGCCCTGTGTAATATCCGGTGACAGTTGGCACCGGGTCGCCCAGGGTTGTTTTTGTTTGCACTTTAAAGGCGACCAGCGGTGAGCGGTGATGACATTCGATGTACCCTTGCCCTAATTCTCCGTAGGCTTTTCAAAGTTAAAGACCCAAGGCTTCACAAGCAAGGTAGCCAAGCAGCGACAGGGCCTGCTGCTTTTATCGTTTTACCCCAGGTTTGAACCATTGTTTTTGAACTGCGTAGCTTAGTGGGAGAAAATATTTGCGATATAGAAAAACGTAAACAAGACTGCTCACGGCAACACTGATAACCATGCTTGCGGCCACGTCAATTACGTGGTGTACGCCGACGTAAACCCGCGTACACGCCACCAACAGCGTCAAGGCCCAAAGCAGCACGCTACGTTTGGAATTAAAAAAGGCAACCGTTGCCGCAAGGCAAGAGACCAGCAGGACGTGATCGGAAGGAAATCCGTTTTCCGTATCGTGGGCAATCAGCGGAACAAAATGTCCCTCGACAAAGGGTCGCGGATCAAAGTAAAACAACCCGGCAAGCAGGGCGACGCTGTAGCTAATCAGGGCAACGGATAGGCCAAAGAAAACAAGCTGAATTTGCGTACTTCTTGCCTGTAAGAGAAAATAAATGCCGGCAATAAGAAAACAGACAAGATACAAGTCGTTGGCACAAAGGATAAAAAACCGGTCCATGCAGGAAAAGTAGAGAGAATTCAGGCAGACAGAAACAGGATTGCCTTGCTTTCAAAAAAACTTAACATCCATCGCGCCGGGAACTGAGGACAAGCAAACCTCCTCTCATCTTCGGTTTGTTCCGCCGCCAACTTTTGCTGTCAGGAAATCACCTCCGTCTATTGAATTTGGTGCGTCAAACGAACGTCTGCCAAACCGTTTATATCGGTGAAAATCAAAGAACCGCTGTGCATAAAAACATTACACGGCAACGAAAGCTTCGAAACGAAAGAGGCCAAACAGAATTAATTGTTACAAACACCGGTTTTGCGCCCTGCTTTGTGCGCGGTCATTTGCAATGCAGTGAATTTAATGTTTTCTTTGAATGCAAATCCGATTCCATGACCGCGCCGAAATCTCCGCTTGGCTTTTCCGCTTATTCTTTCTTTTTCAACCCTCACCAGCCATGAATAGCCTGAAGTCAAAAACCGGTCGCATTGTCTTCTCCGTTTCGACCCTCTGCCTTTTTTTGTTGGCCATGATATGGGTAAGCTATTGTCGCCAACGATCGTTTGATAAGAGCGATACCATCCGGTTTGCCATAGAAAGAAATTCTAACCTGGCGGTCGCATTGGAGCAATATGTAATCCGAACGCTGCACAATGCAGATGCGGTGTTACAGGTTGTAAAAATGGAGTATGCCGACAAGGGCGAATCACTGGACCTGAAAAATTTATTGAAACGAATATCCATAAGCCAGGATATCGATGATTGTGTTTCCATTATTGGTCCTGACGGCCGGCTGAAGATGGCAAACGTTGCCTTCCCGGGTCATGCGGCGGCTGATTTTTCAGACCAGCCGTATTTTATTTTTCATTCCCAAAACAATAGCGATTCCTTGCTGATCAGCGAACCCCGGGTATCAAGAGCTAGTGGAAAACCCGTGATTGTCATCAGTCGCAGACTCTATGATGAAAAAGGTGGATTTGCCGGTGTGGTTACCCTTGAAATCCAGCCGTCTGTTTTCACTTCCTTTTATGCGCAGGCGCATCCCTTGCAAAATGACATCATCTCACTGATAGCGCCCGATGGCATGACCTATGCCCGCAGAACCGGCGACGTCGAAAGCTCCGGGGAGGACGTCCATAAAAGCCCCTTGTTTCGGCATGTGGCGCAGTGTGCCGATAGCTTTTATTTTGCACCGGACGCGATCAGGCATATTCCAACCTGGTTCAGTTACCGCAAGCTTAACGACTACGCGATCATTGCTACCGTCGGAAGTTCGGAAGCCAATATTCTCGTTGATTTTACAAACCGGCAGCCTCGGTTTATTATACCCCGGGTTATTATATCCCTTTTTATTGTCCTGTTTTCTTTGTTCGGTGCCCAGTTTCTCTTACGCCGACGCAAACTCGCGGATCGGCTTTTGGCGGAAGAAGAAAAGTACCGGCGTCTTCTTACGCAGCAGATGGTCGCCGTGCAGGAGCGGGAACGGGAATGGATTGGCCGCGAACTGCATGACAATGTGAACCAGGTGCTGACGACCGTAAAGCTTTACCTGGAAATAGCAGCAAGGGAAGAAGGAAGTCCCCTGATACCAAGAAGTATGCAATTGGTGAATCGTTCGATCACCGAGATCCGCAATCTATCGCACCAGTTGTCTGCACCCACGTTGGGCACCGGTTCACTGGTTGATTCCATCAATGCACTGATTGAAACCGTGGCTTTTTCCAACCACTTGCAGTTTGCGTTTGATTATTCCGGATACACCGGTGTTGTGATGAGCCAGAAACTTGCCCTCTACCGCATTTTGCAGGAGCAGTTGACAAACATTGTAAAACACGCACAGGCCACGCATGTCTGGATATCACTTTTTGGGAAAGACGATAACGTCATACTAACCGTGAGAGATAACGGGAAAGGTTTTGATGCCACTTCGAAGACCCGCGGAATGGGAATTACTAATATTATCAGTCGCGCCAAAGTGTTTGATGGTACCGTACAGATTGAAACTGCTCCCCAAAATGGATGTTTGTTAACGGTTACCATGTCCAGGCAGGTCGTGGAAGAACGGAGCGTTCATTGATGCACCCAAGCAGGTTGTAGGCGTATTCGTTTTATACGCCTGGCTTTCTATATTTGCGGCATTCGCTGTAAAAACCAAAACTGCAGCCCAATATCTTAATATGAAAAACAAATTTATTCTGCCTTCGCGGGCCCTGCTGGCTCGTAATGTAATCAGCGCTTTCTTCTTCCTTTCCGTTTCTTTTACGGCCAAGACTCAAATTATTTGGAGTACCGGCAGTATGAATTTCACGCAATCAGGCGCCGGCCAGTATGACGCCATTTCGCCTCAGACCCATCTTGGTCGAACTACAGTGCTTAATAACCTCATTTGCCAAAACGTGTCCGGTCAGCAGCCCTGCAATTTCAATGTGTGCAATACCCAATGGGCTTACGGCAGCATCGCCAATTGGAATACTTTATCGTACAATACGCTTTATACCACCAACGGATGCGACCCTACAGCCATGATCGGGCGGCCGATGGTCCTGCATCTGCTGGCCGAAAACGTTTACCTGCAAGTGACGTTTAACTCGTGGACTGCCGGCAGTCCCGGATTTTCCTATAACCGCACAACCGGCAGCCTCTTACCGGTCCTGCTTTCCAAATTCAGTGGCCGTAGGAGCGGCAACGCTGGCGCCCTTGCCTGGACGACCGAGACAGAGATCAATTGCAATTACTTTACCGTGCAACGCAGTAGCAACGGAACCGATTATCAAACGATCGGTACTGTAATGACAAAAGCAGCCGGTGGCAACAGTAGCACGCCACTTGACTACGACTATTTGGACCCGCACCCGCTAAGCGGCAATAATTATTACCGCCTGGAGCAGTTGGACAGAGACGGCAAAAAAGAATACAGTCCTGTGGTAAAGCTGGCGTTTGGCAGTACTGAAAGTTCCTATAGGATCGTTCAAAATCCCGTTGCCGGGCGTATCGATTTAGTCATCTTCTCCTCCATCAGCAAGACCGTCACCATCAAGATTGTTAGCATGGAAGGCCGGGTCGTCAAGACTTTGATCAAGCAAATCACCAGTGGCGATAATAATTTGCAGGTGGGGCTGGAAAACCTGCCTAACGGGCTGTATGTGCTGCAGGTATGTGAAGAGGGGAAACATGCTTTCACCGACAAGGTGGTAAAGCAATAACCGCTTTCCCTTGCCCTTCATCACTTGGCCCAAGCTCAATGCGCAATGGGACGAACGATAACCAAGATTTTGTTAGATCGAGGAAAGCGAATAAATAACAAGACCCGTACAAAACAACAGCCGGCAAACAGGCTTCTGACTTGCATTAAATTACAAGACGTTTAGCCGCCCTGTTTAGCGTAGCATGTACAAAAACAGCCTCTCCAAAAGAAGAGGCTGAACTTACCATGGTTGCGACGCGCAAAGGGCTGTTGGTGAAAATAAGGGTGTTTCCTTAATTACGACGCTTACTCTCTTTACTTCATTCCGTTAGAACATGTGAAGGTAAAAAACGAACCTTTCGTGACTTGCTTGTGTAATCCCCTGCGGCATTTTCTCCATCGGACTTAAACAATGCTTAGGCGAATCATTCCGCTGCTTTGACGATATTGATCAAAATCATGGAAACAATACAATTCTTTTACATGCGCTAAGAAGCGTAAGGTTGTCTCAACAATTACCTTTCTTGGTTCGTTTAACACTCCCCATGAAATCAACGCTATTTTTAAGGCCTTGCTTTGAGCAAAAGCTGCTTCCTATCTTTTTGGTTCTTTTTTCCATTATCACCTCCCTGGCGACCCTTGTCTACAAAAACAACCAGGTTCACCAGCGTACTTCCGTCTTGGTTGAACACACAAAGGACGTCCTTTACAATACCGAAGAAATATCCAGTTCGATCAAGGAGCTTGAATCCGCTGTCCGGGGATATGTTATAACGGGCGATAGCGCTTTTTTATCGCCCTTCCTTGCCAACAGCAAAACCATCAATGCCGGCATCCGAAAGCTGTCTATCCTTACTGAAAATGACCCCCTTCAACAGGTAAGAATAGATAGCTTACACCTGTTGACGGAGAAAAGGACGAAGGCTGCCCTGCTCACGCTGGAACTGCGAAATACTCATGGGATGGAGGGTGCACAGAAATACATTCAAACCAAAGCCGGCTTTCACCTTACCCGTCAACTGGATGCGCTGCTAAACCGCATTGAGGCCGCAGAGGAAGCGCTTTTAACCCTTCGAAAGCAGGCCAATGACGAAAGCAACCAACGATTTTTCGCCTTTTATTTTTTACTGATTGCGGTATTACTGGCAACGCTTGTTGTTTCTTTTGTTGCGTTGAGAAAAAATCTTACCGCCCGAAAAAAAGCCGAAGAATCGCTGCGGGAAAACAAGGTCCTTCTGCGATCCATTATCGACAACACCAGCTCCCTGATCTATGTCAAAGACGACAAAGGTCGGTTTACGTTGGTGAACAAAGCCTTTGAAAAGAAATACAAGCTTACGAGCGGGCAGGCAATTGGAAAAACAGCCTTCGACCTTGCACCGACCCGCTACGCTCGTAAATACGACCTGAACGATCAAACGGTTTTGCGCGACGGCCGGCTGCTTGAAGTGGAGGAAGACGCGGTGATTGAAGGGAAATTGCATCACTTTTATTCGGTAAAATTTCCCCTGCAAAAAAGGAACGGGAAAAATTACGGGGTGGCCGGTATTGCCACGGACCTTACCGATTTGATGACAAAGAAGCAGGTGGAAAAGCAAAAAGAAATTATCGAAACCACCGTGGACGCGCAGGAAAAAGAAAGAAAGCACCTCTCTACCGAACTGCACGACAACATCAATCAGCTGTTGGCTTCTGCTAAGCTGATGCTGGACGCCGCCAAAACCAATCCAGAGCTGCACGATATCTGCTTGCGCAAATGTGAAGAGGCAATTGGAGAAGGCATTTCAGAGATCCGTAATTTGTCACATGCTCTCGCCGCGCCCTCTTTTGCCGCAGGAGGCTTTACCAGCGCCGTAAAGGATTTGGCCGACCGGATCAATTTAAGCGGAAAGATAAACGTACAGACCTCCCTTTGCACGGAGGATGAAATCAACCCGTTGTCCGAAAAGGCAAAGATTGCCCTGTACCGCATTATTCAGGAGCAGATGAACAATACCCTAAAATATGCCAAGGCAAGCGGTATCCACATTGAAGTAAAGCCCCAAAATAAAAAGGTGTACCTGCGGATTGCCGACGACGGTGTAGGGTTCAATCCTGGCGAAAAAGCAAAAGGCATCGGCCTGCGCAACATCGAAAACCGCATTGAGTTTTTTTCCGGTAAGATGAACCTTGTCTCTTCTCCCAATAAGGGCTGTGTGCTGCAAGTCGAACTCCCTATGTCATGCAATTAACAGGCGTTCTTTGGAAATCTTCCACTCTGTGAAGCCTTGGACACAATCGCGTCATCGTCTCCGGTCTTTGTTTTGCACTGGATGATTACCTTGTTCGAACTCCTATAGCGTTTTCAAAAAACCAAAAGTGCTATGTGTACATGAAAAGCCCCTCATAAAGACAAGAGGCAAAATCCACTAAAGCAAAAATTCTATCCTCTGATGTCTTAAAGTTACAAAAAAGCCTCCCGCAGAGAACAAGAGGCGTCTTCGAAATTAACTTTGCACACATAATGTAAGCTGATACAATATGCGGAATAAATAAAATTGTTCACTTACTGCGCTTGCAAAAGCGAGTACATTATTATCCGGCAGAGCGAGGATGGTCTGTCAATTGTAAAGTCCTGCTTAAACTAAAGGATTATTGACGCCAACTTGAATACGGTAGGTAGCTTCCATACTTTTCACCTTGTTTTGCAAATCAAGAAGGCTGGCATGGAGGACAAGCAAGGCAGCAAGCTTTCTGCAGCCCTTTTTTGATTGCTGGTTCTTGAGCGTAGCAATTGCGACGGAAAGCTCCATCAGCATTTCTGAAAGATCTTTATCGAGGGCGGAAGCGGATACGGTCATTTAGGAGGAAAGGTTCTTAACCAAAAGTAAACGCCCTTTCGAACAAATCAAATAGCATGAGTCAGGTAAAGAGTAAAAAGTGAGATGCAAGTTTTTTCGGTCTGGTTTTTCATCTTTTATTGAAGGCAGTTTATCGGAAGGAGGACGAAGAAGCTGCCAGCAATCGATCGGCAATCTTTTCCACGTCTTCCAGGCGTTTGTTGTTCACCGAATAAAGCATACGCTTTCCTTCGCGCTGTGCGCTCACCAGTCCTTCACGGCGAAGAATGGCCAGGTGTTGCGAGGCCACGGATTGTTCAATGTGGAACTTTTTGTAAAGAGACGTCACGTCGGTTTGGGGATTCGCTATCAGGTAAGAAAGAATTTGCTGGCGCAGGTGGTGGTTCAGGGCGCGAAAAACCAGGGCAGCTCGTTTTGTTTTGCCGGTTAAGACCTTGAAAGATTGCTTGTCCATTTGAAAAAAAGCGTTGTTTTCGTGGGTCTGTTTAGAAGGAAACGCCCTGCAAAGAAAGACCTTTTCATGGGTATTTCTTTACTTCCTCGGCTCGGCGTTGGCAATCATTAATAGAATTTCGAAAGGACAAAGAATTACAGCAGCCTTCAAAGAGCCTGATAACTATAACCGAGCCCTTCAAATCCTTTACGTCGTTTTGAAAAAGTTCAGTAATGAACGAATGCGTTCAATTTTTCAAACCGCAGATGCCCATGACATGAAAGAGGCCTCCGTGGAAACGAAGGCCGATACCAAAACTAACTGCTTATGAGACTCATGTCTCTAAGAGGAGTCGAAGGTATGCTTTAATCAACGGTTCTGCCCTGCTTTCACACGCCTCTCTATTTTCGAAAGGGGTGTATGTTGCCATTACTGCAAAACCGAATGCGGTGTGCGGGCCGTTGTGGATGCGATTAAAAGGTAATGTTGTGGATGGGGTGCATTTCCCAGGCGGTGTTGGGGCGAAGCCCGGTGGGCCCTACGGCTCCGGCGGCGTGGTCAATGTCAAAAAACAGGCTTCCTTTTAAAACCGTCAGACGCAGGGCAGGGCTGAACTTGGTGTAGCCGCTCTGTCCGCAGAAATCCGTGCCAAAATAGCTTTTAAGATAACTGCGCACTGCACTGATAGCAGCGTAGGAGGATTGTGTGCTGGGCGGATTGCCGGAAGCCTCGCAGTTGAGCAGGTTGCCCGCTGCACTGTTGGCATCGCCGATGATCATGTGAAAATCGTTGTCGCTTTCTCTTGCAATGGCGTAGAGGTAAGCGGTTGTGATGTCGCGGTTGCGGTTTTCTTCCGACACCCTGGGCGAGGAATTGGTAATTCCCAAGCCCTGCATGTAAGCGTCGGTGGGCAGCGTGACGCGAAGGGCGTTAATGGTGGCGTAGGTGCCGTATGAAACCGAGGCATAGGAAGTTTTGGCCGCACTGCGTGCACTGCCCGCAAAGGCGTCCGAGCAGGCCGTGATTCGCTCGTGCTGTGCTTCGCCTTCTTCGGCTTCCGCTTCGTCGTCGCGATCGGGTTCACGGGTCACCAGGGTGTACTGCCCGTCGTGGTGCCAGACGGCGGTATCGGCGGTGAAAGAAGCAAGTGTGGTGACGGTATCGTGGTGGGAAACGGCGACGGCGGCCACTGATTGACTTTCCGGTGCGGCTTGTTTTTGACAACTGTAAACCGTGAGGATAACCGCCAGGCAAAGAACGGCGAAAACAAAAAGGAGCGAAGATTTCATGACGTAGGGTTTTGGGTGTTTGACTAATGTAGCACCAATCCGCACGAAGGGCAACGGAACTTGTGCAGACTTGTTGAAAACTTAAGGGCAAAAAAAGCACCGATCGCTCGGCGTTAAGATGCGCTGACGATCATCCTAAACGCAAAGACCTTCCGATTCAGCGCTGCACGTTTGCAACGCCTTCGGCAATGGCTTGCAGCAAGCCTGTGTCAACGTTTTTGGGTATTCCATTTTGTGTAGCAACTGCCCTGAAAAGCCCTTCTTCATCCGGTTCAAACAAAATGCTCGTACCGTGAACGTTTACGGCAAACTTGTACGTATATCCAAGCTGCAAGAAGCGTGTAGGAAAGAGCAACTCTTTTCCGTTGTAGACTACCGGCAGGTCAAAGAATTCATTCACTGCTGCAAAGGTTCGTTGAACTTGATGAATTGATCTACACAAATAAAACTTACCTTATAGCTCAAACCTGCGAGAGGAAATGTAATCGACCGTTTATGGCAAATTCTGTGCATGTCAACAAGCTTCAAGAAGGAGTGGAAAGTTGGAACAAATGGCGGGAGACGAAAATCTATGCGTATCCAGACCTGTCAGGGATTAACCTGAAGGATACAAACCTCAGCGGCGCAGATCTTTCTGGCGCCAATCTTTCCCAAACGTACCTCGCAGGCGCAAACCTCTCAGGTTGCGATCTTTCCTATGCCATCCTTTTGGGCGCCAACCTAGCAGGGGCTGATCTGTCGAATGCGCAACTTCGGGACGGCAATTATTCCGGTGCTGATTTTTCCCGCGCCGATTTATCCGACACTAACCTTTCGCGCACCAACCTGTTTGCCTCCGATTTATCCCGTGCCTATTTTTCGCGCACCTACTTTTTGCGAGGGAACTTCAAAAGGGCGGATTTTACCAACTCCTTTTTGAACGCAGCTTCTTTTAACGCGGTCGATTTGAGCGAGGCAACGGGCCTTGAACAGGTAAGTCATCTCGGCCCTTCCTACCTCAGCATTGACACGTTGTATCTTTCAAAAGGCCGGGTGCCGGAGGCATTCCTTCTTGGTTGCGGTGTACCGGAGGAGTTCGTGCGTTATATACCCTCTATCATTGGTGCGGAGCAGGCCATACAATTCTATTCCTGCTTTATTAGCTATTCCAGCGCCGATGAAGCCTTTGCCCGGCGGCTGCACGCACGGATGCGCGAAGCAAAGCTGCGCGTGTGGTTTGCGCCCGAGGACATGAAGGGCGGCAGAAAGATCTATGAACAAATCGAATCCGCCATCCAAGTACACGACCGGCTGCTGCTGGTGCTTTCGGAAACCAGCATTAAAAGCGAATGGGTGCTAACCGAGGTGCGGCGGGCCC
Coding sequences within:
- a CDS encoding toll/interleukin-1 receptor domain-containing protein — encoded protein: MANSVHVNKLQEGVESWNKWRETKIYAYPDLSGINLKDTNLSGADLSGANLSQTYLAGANLSGCDLSYAILLGANLAGADLSNAQLRDGNYSGADFSRADLSDTNLSRTNLFASDLSRAYFSRTYFLRGNFKRADFTNSFLNAASFNAVDLSEATGLEQVSHLGPSYLSIDTLYLSKGRVPEAFLLGCGVPEEFVRYIPSIIGAEQAIQFYSCFISYSSADEAFARRLHARMREAKLRVWFAPEDMKGGRKIYEQIESAIQVHDRLLLVLSETSIKSEWVLTEVRRALKTEKKENRRKLFPIRLVDYERLKEWELVDSDSGNDLATEIRSYFIPDFSNWKNHDAFETAFAKLLQDLKAEDENPESNW
- a CDS encoding CHASE3 domain-containing protein yields the protein MKSTLFLRPCFEQKLLPIFLVLFSIITSLATLVYKNNQVHQRTSVLVEHTKDVLYNTEEISSSIKELESAVRGYVITGDSAFLSPFLANSKTINAGIRKLSILTENDPLQQVRIDSLHLLTEKRTKAALLTLELRNTHGMEGAQKYIQTKAGFHLTRQLDALLNRIEAAEEALLTLRKQANDESNQRFFAFYFLLIAVLLATLVVSFVALRKNLTARKKAEESLRENKVLLRSIIDNTSSLIYVKDDKGRFTLVNKAFEKKYKLTSGQAIGKTAFDLAPTRYARKYDLNDQTVLRDGRLLEVEEDAVIEGKLHHFYSVKFPLQKRNGKNYGVAGIATDLTDLMTKKQVEKQKEIIETTVDAQEKERKHLSTELHDNINQLLASAKLMLDAAKTNPELHDICLRKCEEAIGEGISEIRNLSHALAAPSFAAGGFTSAVKDLADRINLSGKINVQTSLCTEDEINPLSEKAKIALYRIIQEQMNNTLKYAKASGIHIEVKPQNKKVYLRIADDGVGFNPGEKAKGIGLRNIENRIEFFSGKMNLVSSPNKGCVLQVELPMSCN
- a CDS encoding cache domain-containing sensor histidine kinase, coding for MNSLKSKTGRIVFSVSTLCLFLLAMIWVSYCRQRSFDKSDTIRFAIERNSNLAVALEQYVIRTLHNADAVLQVVKMEYADKGESLDLKNLLKRISISQDIDDCVSIIGPDGRLKMANVAFPGHAAADFSDQPYFIFHSQNNSDSLLISEPRVSRASGKPVIVISRRLYDEKGGFAGVVTLEIQPSVFTSFYAQAHPLQNDIISLIAPDGMTYARRTGDVESSGEDVHKSPLFRHVAQCADSFYFAPDAIRHIPTWFSYRKLNDYAIIATVGSSEANILVDFTNRQPRFIIPRVIISLFIVLFSLFGAQFLLRRRKLADRLLAEEEKYRRLLTQQMVAVQEREREWIGRELHDNVNQVLTTVKLYLEIAAREEGSPLIPRSMQLVNRSITEIRNLSHQLSAPTLGTGSLVDSINALIETVAFSNHLQFAFDYSGYTGVVMSQKLALYRILQEQLTNIVKHAQATHVWISLFGKDDNVILTVRDNGKGFDATSKTRGMGITNIISRAKVFDGTVQIETAPQNGCLLTVTMSRQVVEERSVH
- a CDS encoding response regulator; translated protein: MIAFRVVIVDDDPDDRGLLRDAFEAAGIEPVFAFSSVEPFLQYLFSVKESGELPVLVVTDVNMPGMTGFELLKRLKLTPRFCTIPVVVWSTSNDVEEMNRALRFGAASCVVKPVRMSEYNPLIPRMLHCV
- a CDS encoding T9SS type A sorting domain-containing protein, producing the protein MKNKFILPSRALLARNVISAFFFLSVSFTAKTQIIWSTGSMNFTQSGAGQYDAISPQTHLGRTTVLNNLICQNVSGQQPCNFNVCNTQWAYGSIANWNTLSYNTLYTTNGCDPTAMIGRPMVLHLLAENVYLQVTFNSWTAGSPGFSYNRTTGSLLPVLLSKFSGRRSGNAGALAWTTETEINCNYFTVQRSSNGTDYQTIGTVMTKAAGGNSSTPLDYDYLDPHPLSGNNYYRLEQLDRDGKKEYSPVVKLAFGSTESSYRIVQNPVAGRIDLVIFSSISKTVTIKIVSMEGRVVKTLIKQITSGDNNLQVGLENLPNGLYVLQVCEEGKHAFTDKVVKQ
- a CDS encoding phosphatase PAP2 family protein produces the protein MDRFFILCANDLYLVCFLIAGIYFLLQARSTQIQLVFFGLSVALISYSVALLAGLFYFDPRPFVEGHFVPLIAHDTENGFPSDHVLLVSCLAATVAFFNSKRSVLLWALTLLVACTRVYVGVHHVIDVAASMVISVAVSSLVYVFLYRKYFLPLSYAVQKQWFKPGVKR
- a CDS encoding response regulator; its protein translation is MKPVKNTTILYMDDDGDDIELLRDAFHSLDPAFRLLEASNGEEGLQKLHALKQNGALPCLIVLDLNMPKLGGRETLRRIKEDGFLSKIPVVVFSTSDSEKDKGHFQREAVEYITKPVEYALFLQAAKRLLNYCESQVQM
- a CDS encoding ArsR/SmtB family transcription factor encodes the protein MDKQSFKVLTGKTKRAALVFRALNHHLRQQILSYLIANPQTDVTSLYKKFHIEQSVASQHLAILRREGLVSAQREGKRMLYSVNNKRLEDVEKIADRLLAASSSSFR